The region TCTTCCAGGACTCGTGGACTATCGGGCGCCGTTTGACCATCAGCCCGGGCATTCGATTCGAAAAGGAAGAGATCCCGTCGTTCAGCGATCTGCCGCAGTTCAAGGGCGCAGCATTCAGCTGGGGATTCAAAGACAAGGTGGCTCCTCGCCTGGGTGCCAGCTTTGATTTGTTTGGAAACGGCAAAGCCAAGGTTTACGGGAGCTGGGGCTGGTTCTACGACATGATGAAGCTGTCAATGGCCGAAGGCTCATTTGGCGGTTTTAAGTGGCATAGCCAGTACTACCTCATCAATCAGGCGGTTGCGGATGACTGGACGCTTGCCGGTGGCGCTCACGATCCGGCGGGCTTCAGCACCAATTGCACCGGTTCAACTTCAGGCGGCGCGGTGAGTTGCGGCCCGCTCGCGGGCATGCCGTTTATTGAGGACCTGGATTGGCGTATTCCTTCGTTCGATACGCTCGACCCAGACCTCAAGGCAATGCGGATGAGCAATGCGATCGTTGGCACGGAGATCGAACTGAAGAAGGACTACATCTTCAGCTTCCAATATGTGCACAAGCAGATTGATCGAGCCATCGAAGACGTTGGCGTACAGACCCCGCTCGGAGAGGAATACTTCATCACCAATCCAGGCTATGGTTACTCGGTCAGCAAGTTCGTCGCGGCTGGCATGCCGGCAACGCCGAAAGCGACCCGGAACTACAACGCTTGGGAGTTCCGTCTCCGTAAGCCGTATTCAAACAACTGGACACTTGACGCGAGCTATACCTACTCGCGCCTGCGGGGCAACTACTCCGGTCTGGCCAGCTCTGACGAAGACACTGCAAACGGCGTCGGTCAGGGCCGTACCGACCCGAACGTCGCTCGTTACTTCGACCTATGGTTCCTGAACTATGATGCCAGCGGGAAATTAGTTGATGGTCCGCTGAACACTGACCGTCCGCATCAGATCAAGATGAACGGCCAATATCAGATGCCCAAGAGGCTGCCGGCAATCGGCTTTTTCTTCCAGGCTCTGAGCGGTACGCCGATCACAACCGAAGCAACCTTCAACAGCGCTGAGATGATGGTCAACAACCGCGGCGATATGGGTCGACTGCCCTGGTTTACGCAGACCGACGTGTTCCTCCGCCAGACGTTCAAGCCGTTTAAGAACGAATCGAAGTCGGTCGAATTCAGCGTGAACGTCACAAACCTATTCAACCAAGCTACGGAGATTCACCGATATCGCCTTTACAACCGGGCCAGCGTCAACCTGCCGTACGCAGGCATGAATGACGCTTCCAACCTTGCAAACGTGAACAAGTTCTTGCAGCAGGGTTTCGACTGGAAGGCGACGATTGACGCGGCCAACACCATCTCGGGTGGAACAGTTGTTGACCCGCGTTACAACAAGGGCGACTTGTTCCAGTCCCCAGTCGCGGTGCGGCTTGGTTTTCGCTTCAACTTCTAAGAATTGATGTGCTTTGGGCCGGCGAAAGCCGGCCCATTTTTGTGGTCGCTAACGTAATCGCAGAACCGGCATTCTTCACAGCAGTGCGAGGAGGAATTGGAGATGAAGCGCATAACTACTGCTCTCTTGATACTGATCGTTGCAAGCACCGCAAGCTTCGCGCAGTTTGGGAATGAATTGCAGGTCCGGGTGAGGCTCGCTTACGGAGGCGATTTTTCCGGGCTCGCCCGTGTTGAACTATTCAAAGGCGATATGCCTTGGGAACACGCTTATGCGAATTCACGCGGTGAAGTTCTATGGCGCGGTCTTCCGGAAGGAAGCTACCTGGTACGCGTGACCCTACCCGGCTTCACTCCTGAGGATTACCCGGTAGAGCTCTACGGATCTTCATCGCGCACCATCAGCCTCACCCTGCACGCTGACCCGAACTCAGCACCGGCAGATACTGCACCATCACTGGATGACCCACTCGTTTCAGTCCGCTTTCTGGCCGCCCCGGATGGTGCCCGCAAGGAACTGCAGAAGGCCCGGGAATCGCGATTGAAAGGCGACTGCAAAGGAGCACTTGATCACGGCAGGAAGGCAACCGAGATCGCGCCGGATTTTGTGCTTGCTTACCTGGAGAGCGGACTCTGCCAGGAGCGTGTCGGAGAGTTGGACGCGGCGCAGAACTCTTTTGAGACGGCGTTGGCGAAGGATCCGAAGTATCTCTACTCTTACCTTAATTTGGCCCGTGTTCAAGCCCGGAAAAAAGACTACAACGGCGCTGCCAAGACCCTGGCTTTGGCCGCCAAGGCGCAGCCTGACAGGGGCGAACCATTCTTTGAGATGGCGCGAATCCAGCTCGATACAGGGCACACAGACGTCGCTGAGAAAGCCGCGAAGATGGCTCTTGGAAAGGACTGGAGTCACATTCCGGAAATGCCGTTCCTCCTAGCGAACATCTATGTCAGGCAGGGGGACACAGTGAAGGCCATCAGTTCACTTCAGGAGTTTGTCGATAAGGCGCCGAATGGCCCGCAGGCAGACCGAGCCAAGCGCACGATTGAACAACTGAAGCAAACGAAGAAAAATTTCCCAAATGATTGAACCTTCCCAGCGGTATAGCCGACGGTATGCTGGATATTGCTGTGCCCGGAAAATGGCTGAGGCGGGTATCCGCACCCTGGTTGGCAGGTGCGAAGCCGCAAGCGTGACGCCGTATGTGAGGGTGAGCGCCGAGAGAAGTTCGGCCAACTCGCCGGAGGGGCGCAGCGGTTCGCCGGTTCAACAGCGCGCGGCGTTCACTGACGGAAAGAGAACTGCCCTACGCGCAACGATCCTGGCTTTAAGCAGTGCGATTGCGTCTCTCTGCGCGATGGAATAGCAATAACTAGACTACAGTCCTCGGCGTCCGTTCATGCATTTCAACGCTGGTCCCGCGCGCCTCTCCGCGCCATTCCTTCGCCATCCCGTTCCGCTGCCAATCGGGCTGCCAACTGCCGGGGGACCATTACTTGGCTGCCACCCCCTGCGAATTTAGAACCGTGACTACGCCAAGCTCTAGTTTACTGAGCTGTTGTTCGATTTTTGATTGGTCCCCAACCGCTACAACAATCAGGTTCTCCGGGACAAGATACTTAACTGCAAGCTCTTGCAACTCGGCGGCGTCTACCCTGTCGACTTTCCCTGGCAATGCACGATAGAAATCCAGCGGAAGTTCGTAATCGAACAGTCGAGAAGTGGCGCGTGTCGTCTGTTCAGTGGTTTCGAACAGTGCCGGAAGCGAACGTGCTAACGCAGCCTTGGCCAGCGTCAATTCAGCCTCGCTGAACGGTGACTTCCTGATCTCTTCAATTTCATTGAAGATCTCGCGAACGGAATCGCCTGTCGTGTCGCCACGCACACCTGTGTTGATGACGAACGGACCAGATCCTCGCCTGAATACGAAACGCGAGAAAGCGCCGTAGGAATATCCATGTTTCTCGCGAAGGTTCATGTTGATTCGGCTTGAGAAGGCACCGCCAAGAGCCATGTTCATCACGCGCAGACCGACGTAGTCGGGACTGCTGTGCGAGACTCCCACCGTGCCAATGCGCAATTGCGTCTGTGGCGAGTCGGGCTTGTCAACCACAAAAACGGTACGCCTAGTCTTGCTGGAAAATGCAGGTGGGCCCTCGTATTTACCCGTTCCTTGCCATTGCCCCAGATATTTCTCCGCTAGCGATTTCACCTCAGAAAAGGTCATATCGCCCGCAACTACAAGAGCTGAGTTCGAGGGAACGTAACCAGTTTTCCAGAATCCGATCAATTCGTCACGAGTGATGGACTTGTTTCCCTCCTCAGTTCCGATCTCAAGGTAACCGTATGGGTGCTTGTCCCCGTAGACGACACGGCTGAACACGCGGTCGGCAACGTCTCCAGGTTCATCGTTCATCTGAGTAAGAGTTGCGATCCGCTGTTTTCGAACACGTTCTATTTCTTTAGGGTCGAAGGCGGGGTGCAATGCAACGTCCGACAGTACATCAAAAGCCTCGCTCACGTTGCGCTTTAGCGAACTGATTATCAAGCTCGAATCGTCGCTGCTGGCTTCTGTCGCCAGCGTTGCTCCAATCTGGGCCAAATCGTTGGCGAGTTTCAGCGTCGATCGACTCGCCGTACCTTCGTCGAGCATGTCAGTGGTGAACGACGATAGCCCTGGCCGATTGGCCGGATTCACATCGCTGCCGGACAACGAAACCAGTCTTGCTGAAACGATTGGCAAGTTGTGCTGTTCCGAAAAAAGCACCGTCAGGCCATTGTTGAGCTTGAACTGAATAGGAATTGGCAGCACGATCTTCGATGCCGGCCCTGCGGGCGGTGGTATGCGGCGCCACTCCTGATCGGGGATGTTCACATCTGTAATCTTAGGAATTGCCTTATCCGCGGCCGACTTCGGCACATCATCGACTTTCTTGGGTCCGTTGACGGCAAACACGACCACGTGCTGGTTTGCGCCTAATTTTACCCTCAACATGTCATGCACAGAGCTCGTGGTCACTTTCTCGTATCGCGCGAGGTCCTCCTGCAAATACTCAGGCTTTCCGAGGAAGTGGTTGTACCGATTAAGACGGTCGGCGACTCCGCCGAAACCACCGAGAGTCTGTAAGCGGCGGATAATGTTTGACTGGATTAAGTTCCGGGCTCGTGTCAGTTCATCCGCGGTAACGCCGTCTCTCTTGACAGCCTCTAATTCCGCGTTGATTTCCGCCTCGAGTTCATCGGGCTTAATGCCCGGTTTCGCTGTCGCTTCAATCCAAAATACACCACCGAGCACCAGAGAGTAGTGGTAAGCCTGTACATCCTGCGCAATCTGCTTGTCATACACGAGCCGCTCATAGAGACGGCTGGACTTCCCGCCTCCGAGTATCTTGGCAAGCAAATCGGCGTCTGCGTCTCCAGGCTTGAAGATCGGATCTGTGATCCACGCAATGTAAACCTTAGGAAGCTCGATCGTGTCCGTTACAGTTGATCGACGTTCTTTCGTGACGGTCGCAGTTGTGGCTGCAAGCATTGGTACAGGTGGGCCAGAAGGAAGAGGACCGAAGTATTTCTCGACCAAGGCCTTTGCCTGAACAGGATTGAAATCGCCAACTATGGCAACACTCGTATTGTTTGGTGCGTAGTACTGCCTGAAGAATTCGCGAACATCATCGAGTCTTGCGGCTTCGATATCAGCGTGAGACCCTATCACGGCGGCGTGGTAAGGATGTCCTTTCGGAAACAATTCCTGGAATACGACCTCCTCGGCGAGGCCGTACGGGCGATTCTCTACACTTTCGCGCCGCTCATTTCGGACGACATCGCGTTGGTTTTCCAGCTTAGCCGCATCAAGGGTCGGCAATAGGAACCCCATTCGGTCGCTCTCCAACCAGAGGGCCAGCTCAAGTTGATTGGACGGTAAGGTTTCGAAGTAATTGGTGCGGTCGAATTCCGTCGTACCGTTGATGTCGCTTGCGCCGGCGGCTTCCAGGAAGCGAATATGAGCTTTTTCGCCGACGTTCCGTGATCCTTGGAACATCATGTGCTCGAACAGGTGTGCGAATCCTGTGCGTCCCGCACGCTCGTTAGCCGGTCCAACGTGGTACCACACGTTTACCGCTACCAGCGGCAGGCGATGATCTTCGGAAAGGATCACCTCCAAACCATTCGTCAGCTTATACTTTTCACACTTAAGCTTCGGCCATTGAGTCTGTGTGTTGGTTGCGGACACTGGTTCCTTGGTACGAGCAGAACCAGCCTGTGCGTGAAGGGCTACACCGCTGAACAACGCTACAAACAGCGCACTTGTTGCAAACGCCACTCGATGACTGCTCATTAAGTGCTCCACGTGAATTTGAGTTCTCTCGCTATGCGAACTCGAGTGTTGAAATAGATTACAAATTTGAACGGCAGCAAGCGTATCGGAGGGGCTCCCGAACCGCAACCCTCTACGGAGCCACAATCTTTTTTCGTTTCATAAACAGTTCCAACCGAAATGGCGAATGAATCCCACCGACAGCCGTAAATATTTGTGGCTTTAATTCACCGAATTGAGTTGTGCTCGCAAAGTAGCGAGGTACTATGTCGCTATCCTGAGTAGTCGGAGTTGAGCATGTCACTGCTGTGCGATCCCGGTTCGCCCAAGTTGTCTTGGGACGACCTTCAGAAGGCCGGTGATTCCGACCTGCTCGCGCAACTGACAGCCGGTAATGACGATGCGCTCGCTGTGATTGTTGACCGCTACAGGCGTCTAGTCTTCAGCATCGCATTACGAATCGTTAAGAATGAATGCGAGGCGGATGACGTAACCCAATCAATCTTCGTAGAGATTTACAGGAAGGCGGCACAATTTGATTCTGCGCGCGGGACACTTAAGACGTGGCTATTGCAATTCACTTACAGCCGCAGCATCAACCAACGGCGCTATCTTGAGCAACGCCATTTTTACACGAACGAAGGGTTAGCAGAGGTTGATCCATTTCACTTGGCCGGCAGTTCTCTACGTATCCAGGGGCTATCGAGCGATGAAGCCGGGCATGTCGTCCGGCGTGCGCTAAGTTCACTTAACGAGCAACAACAAGAGGCGATTGAACTCATCTACTTCCAGGGCCTCACAATAGAAGAGGCTGCAGCAAAAGCGGGCGAAACGCTAGCGGCTGTGCGACATCATTATTATCGCGGCTTAGTGAAAATGAGAGAATTTATCGGCACTCAGGGCGCAGAGGATTCCGTAAAGTCGTCGGAAAAGGCCGAGCTCAGAGTGGAGGTGGCAAGTCTTGAACCACGAAGAATTTGAAGAATTGTGCGTGGCAGCATCGGCGGGAAATATCAGTACTGAGGATTCACAGGCTCTAAAAGCGCACCTTGAGGAGTGCGTCAGCTGCCGCGGTACTTTCGCCGACATGGCGGAAATTCATGCTCAGTGGTTGCCGGAACGTCCGGGATTTGTAATCTACCGCGGTCGCGATGCGGACCTCCGTGGTCGCGATGCAATATTGAGGGCCCTGACCAAGGAAGGAGCGCATTTTACTCGTAAAGCAAGGACGCCATCCTCGCCAGAGCTGAGCACCACATCAACTTGGCCTGTTCGGCGGGGTTGGAGTTTTCTCGTCGTCGGCAGTCTCATGTTCTGCATCGGTACGGGACTTTTCTTTGAGGATTGGCTGGGCTCGAAACCTGTGTCATCCGTGCAAATGGTAAGGGTTGAGGTTCCAGTGCTCTCCCCTGTGCCGAGCGCGCCGGGGGCTTCTCAGTCAGAACTTATGCAGCAACTCGCGGAAGCGCGCCTCACGCATGCCCGCTTACAGCAGGAATTGCTCGCGCAGGAGCGCAAGGCTACGGCGTTAGAGCAGAGCAATGCCAACGCGGCTCAGGTTGTCAACAAAGTCAAACAGCAACTCGATGCGGCGCGTACCATTCAGCTCGGGGCGGAAACGCAAT is a window of Clostridia bacterium DNA encoding:
- a CDS encoding tetratricopeptide repeat protein — encoded protein: MKRITTALLILIVASTASFAQFGNELQVRVRLAYGGDFSGLARVELFKGDMPWEHAYANSRGEVLWRGLPEGSYLVRVTLPGFTPEDYPVELYGSSSRTISLTLHADPNSAPADTAPSLDDPLVSVRFLAAPDGARKELQKARESRLKGDCKGALDHGRKATEIAPDFVLAYLESGLCQERVGELDAAQNSFETALAKDPKYLYSYLNLARVQARKKDYNGAAKTLALAAKAQPDRGEPFFEMARIQLDTGHTDVAEKAAKMALGKDWSHIPEMPFLLANIYVRQGDTVKAISSLQEFVDKAPNGPQADRAKRTIEQLKQTKKNFPND
- a CDS encoding pitrilysin family protein, producing the protein MSSHRVAFATSALFVALFSGVALHAQAGSARTKEPVSATNTQTQWPKLKCEKYKLTNGLEVILSEDHRLPLVAVNVWYHVGPANERAGRTGFAHLFEHMMFQGSRNVGEKAHIRFLEAAGASDINGTTEFDRTNYFETLPSNQLELALWLESDRMGFLLPTLDAAKLENQRDVVRNERRESVENRPYGLAEEVVFQELFPKGHPYHAAVIGSHADIEAARLDDVREFFRQYYAPNNTSVAIVGDFNPVQAKALVEKYFGPLPSGPPVPMLAATTATVTKERRSTVTDTIELPKVYIAWITDPIFKPGDADADLLAKILGGGKSSRLYERLVYDKQIAQDVQAYHYSLVLGGVFWIEATAKPGIKPDELEAEINAELEAVKRDGVTADELTRARNLIQSNIIRRLQTLGGFGGVADRLNRYNHFLGKPEYLQEDLARYEKVTTSSVHDMLRVKLGANQHVVVFAVNGPKKVDDVPKSAADKAIPKITDVNIPDQEWRRIPPPAGPASKIVLPIPIQFKLNNGLTVLFSEQHNLPIVSARLVSLSGSDVNPANRPGLSSFTTDMLDEGTASRSTLKLANDLAQIGATLATEASSDDSSLIISSLKRNVSEAFDVLSDVALHPAFDPKEIERVRKQRIATLTQMNDEPGDVADRVFSRVVYGDKHPYGYLEIGTEEGNKSITRDELIGFWKTGYVPSNSALVVAGDMTFSEVKSLAEKYLGQWQGTGKYEGPPAFSSKTRRTVFVVDKPDSPQTQLRIGTVGVSHSSPDYVGLRVMNMALGGAFSSRINMNLREKHGYSYGAFSRFVFRRGSGPFVINTGVRGDTTGDSVREIFNEIEEIRKSPFSEAELTLAKAALARSLPALFETTEQTTRATSRLFDYELPLDFYRALPGKVDRVDAAELQELAVKYLVPENLIVVAVGDQSKIEQQLSKLELGVVTVLNSQGVAAK
- a CDS encoding sigma-70 family RNA polymerase sigma factor translates to MSLLCDPGSPKLSWDDLQKAGDSDLLAQLTAGNDDALAVIVDRYRRLVFSIALRIVKNECEADDVTQSIFVEIYRKAAQFDSARGTLKTWLLQFTYSRSINQRRYLEQRHFYTNEGLAEVDPFHLAGSSLRIQGLSSDEAGHVVRRALSSLNEQQQEAIELIYFQGLTIEEAAAKAGETLAAVRHHYYRGLVKMREFIGTQGAEDSVKSSEKAELRVEVASLEPRRI